From the Thermovirga lienii DSM 17291 genome, one window contains:
- a CDS encoding multiple resistance and pH regulation protein F (PFAM: Multiple resistance and pH regulation protein F (MrpF / PhaF)~InterPro IPR007208~KEGG: hor:Hore_12110 multiple resistance and pH regulation protein F~PFAM: multiple resistance and pH regulation protein F~SPTR: Na+/H+ antiporter, MnhF component), translating into MIYLTLWGLLIAALGGFYRVVVGPTVPDRIVAADAMTVIITTALAVLSLVFENGVFLDIALAFAILSFADVLIMAKYFEHGELHK; encoded by the coding sequence ATGATATACCTAACCCTTTGGGGGCTTTTGATCGCTGCTTTAGGAGGTTTTTACCGTGTTGTGGTGGGGCCAACCGTGCCGGATAGGATAGTGGCAGCCGATGCCATGACGGTCATTATTACCACTGCCTTGGCCGTTCTTTCTTTGGTCTTTGAAAATGGAGTGTTTCTGGATATCGCCTTGGCCTTTGCCATCCTGTCCTTTGCAGATGTCCTCATAATGGCCAAATATTTCGAGCATGGAGAGCTGCACAAATGA
- a CDS encoding monovalent cation/proton antiporter, MnhG/PhaG subunit (PFAM: Na+/H+ antiporter subunit~TIGRFAM: monovalent cation/proton antiporter, MnhG/PhaG subunit~COGs: COG1320 Multisubunit Na+/H+ antiporter MnhG subunit~InterPro IPR005133~KEGG: hor:Hore_12100 monovalent cation/proton antiporter, MnhG/PhaG subunit~PFAM: Na+/H+ antiporter subunit~SPTR: Na+/H+ antiporter, MnhG component;~TIGRFAM: monovalent cation/proton antiporter, MnhG/PhaG subunit) has product MIKEISHVLAYLFMALGVFFSLTSVVGILRFPDVYTRIHAGTKALTGGALFVLTGGAILAPSWQASAKFALIIVFFLITNPLSSHAVARACYRHGIKPELIYKDEYRQKLSDKKG; this is encoded by the coding sequence ATGATTAAAGAGATAAGCCATGTCTTAGCCTATTTATTCATGGCCTTGGGAGTTTTTTTCTCCTTGACGTCGGTTGTGGGGATACTTCGTTTTCCTGACGTTTACACCAGGATCCATGCAGGGACCAAGGCCCTCACAGGAGGGGCACTGTTCGTTTTGACGGGGGGCGCAATCTTAGCCCCAAGCTGGCAGGCTTCGGCCAAGTTCGCCTTGATCATAGTGTTCTTTTTGATCACCAATCCTCTTTCATCTCATGCGGTTGCAAGGGCGTGTTACAGGCACGGTATAAAGCCGGAACTGATTTACAAGGATGAGTACAGGCAAAAACTATCCGATAAAAAAGGATGA
- a CDS encoding hypothetical protein (KEGG: pmo:Pmob_0894 hypothetical protein~SPTR: Multiple resistance/pH regulation related protein A) encodes MEAFFAFVCVFLALTALVASEASDILSAVISLSVFGVLMAMVFVILQAPDVALTQAVINSGLVTSFFLVAYSQTQKKSLPKQEKDPGDDI; translated from the coding sequence ATGGAGGCTTTCTTTGCTTTCGTGTGTGTTTTTTTGGCTCTAACGGCACTGGTCGCTTCAGAGGCCAGCGATATATTGAGCGCTGTAATAAGCCTCTCAGTTTTTGGTGTCCTTATGGCGATGGTATTTGTAATCCTCCAAGCCCCGGATGTGGCCCTGACTCAGGCCGTCATAAACTCTGGTCTTGTTACATCCTTTTTCCTGGTAGCCTACAGCCAGACTCAGAAGAAAAGCCTGCCGAAGCAGGAGAAAGATCCAGGTGATGATATATGA
- a CDS encoding Na+/H+ antiporter MnhB subunit-related protein (PFAM: Domain related to MnhB subunit of Na+/H+ antiporter~InterPro IPR007182~KEGG: hor:Hore_12080 Na+/H+ antiporter MnhB subunit-related protein~PFAM: Na+/H+ antiporter MnhB subunit-related protein~SPTR: Putative membrane protein) — protein MRLRDRLHDLVLLCLCLGMGWWLWEGVAAIDDPEYIIGPAAYYLVNTAKETGAVNVVAAILFDYRGIDTLGETTVIYTTVCGVAMLFSKSRYKKSSAGLSFIARRGISFVVPFLFMYGSAIILMGHLSPGGGFQGGAVFATITILFCIVFGSSFEASRISPKTKETIESLGGLLFVFIGGVGLLAGAGFLANTAAGFPRGQVGNFLSAGTIPLLNVAVGMKVGAGLSTIFYSMVKVLDLEFNEQLTEVMDNDKN, from the coding sequence ATGAGGCTCAGGGATCGTCTTCATGACTTGGTTTTGCTGTGTCTTTGTCTTGGCATGGGGTGGTGGCTCTGGGAAGGGGTGGCCGCAATAGATGACCCGGAGTACATTATAGGCCCAGCTGCGTATTATCTGGTCAATACGGCCAAGGAGACAGGAGCTGTAAATGTGGTGGCGGCAATACTTTTTGATTACAGAGGCATTGATACCCTGGGCGAGACGACAGTGATATATACTACGGTCTGCGGAGTTGCCATGCTGTTCAGTAAAAGCAGATACAAAAAGTCCTCCGCGGGGCTTTCTTTCATAGCGAGGCGAGGCATAAGCTTTGTTGTGCCTTTTCTTTTCATGTACGGCTCTGCAATAATCCTTATGGGGCATCTCTCCCCTGGTGGGGGGTTCCAAGGAGGAGCTGTTTTCGCCACTATAACCATCTTGTTCTGCATAGTATTTGGCTCTAGTTTCGAGGCCTCCAGGATAAGCCCAAAAACAAAGGAAACCATAGAGTCCCTAGGCGGTTTGCTCTTTGTGTTTATAGGGGGAGTGGGCCTTTTGGCTGGAGCAGGTTTTCTGGCCAACACTGCAGCTGGCTTTCCACGGGGGCAAGTAGGAAACTTCCTCAGTGCCGGTACCATTCCCTTGCTCAACGTAGCTGTGGGCATGAAGGTGGGAGCAGGACTATCTACCATATTCTACAGTATGGTAAAGGTCCTTGATTTGGAGTTCAATGAACAACTCACGGAGGTAATGGACAATGATAAAAATTAG
- a CDS encoding NADH-ubiquinone oxidoreductase chain 4L (PFAM: NADH-ubiquinone/plastoquinone oxidoreductase chain 4L~COGs: COG1006 Multisubunit Na+/H+ antiporter MnhC subunit~InterPro IPR001133~KEGG: ton:TON_0493 putative monovalent cation/H+ antiporter subunit C~PFAM: NADH-ubiquinone oxidoreductase chain 4L~SPTR: Na(+)/H(+) antiporter subunit C), producing the protein MIKISYATAIFVFCVGLYTILSKRNLFKTVIGLTIMEAGALMLIVTAGYVHGGVPPLIPIEGQAVNPLPHAFTLTAIVIGASDVALALALVIKVHRRYGTVDLDKIRGLKE; encoded by the coding sequence ATGATAAAAATTAGCTACGCCACAGCTATTTTTGTGTTTTGCGTAGGCCTTTATACGATCTTGTCCAAGAGGAACCTCTTCAAGACGGTAATAGGTCTTACGATAATGGAGGCCGGGGCTCTCATGCTCATAGTCACTGCCGGCTATGTGCACGGAGGCGTGCCCCCGTTGATCCCCATAGAAGGACAAGCTGTAAACCCCCTGCCCCATGCTTTTACTCTGACTGCCATAGTAATAGGGGCTAGCGATGTGGCGTTGGCCTTGGCATTGGTGATAAAAGTGCATCGCCGCTACGGAACGGTGGACTTGGACAAGATAAGGGGGCTGAAGGAATGA
- a CDS encoding NADH/Ubiquinone/plastoquinone (complex I) (PFAM: NADH-Ubiquinone/plastoquinone (complex I), various chains~TIGRFAM: proton-translocating NADH-quinone oxidoreductase, chain N~COGs: COG0651 Formate hydrogenlyase subunit 3/Multisubunit Na+/H+ antiporter MnhD subunit~InterPro IPR001750: IPR003916~KEGG: tga:TGAM_0040 putative monovalent cation/H+ antiporter subunit D~PFAM: NADH/Ubiquinone/plastoquinone (complex I)~SPTR: NADH dehydrogenase/oxidoreductase) — protein MTLVLAVVFPLSCAFLIPLLHLYGGALLRKFLPVMGLGTLALTLAAALSGFNDYALSFFGGWPARLGVVFVVDSLSSIFLILVAFGSGISLLYSYDRMGTGPWRFYVIFFLLQASMNGVLLTGDLFNMFVFYEIFSLTAYLLVSYSLTWQAVEAGLKYLVMGTVGAFFILLGAAYAFIANKTLNMAALAVSLPQIPKATLVVIAACMVVGLSLKAGAFPFHFWLPDAHSSALTAVSALLSGVVIKVSVYALIRISLLFFGDPLPTVFDVITALGVISLLGGHLMAFKQQDIKRLLAYSTVAQIGYIMIGAGMGTAMGIGAALFHSVNHMLMKSGLFMTAGHLAEEMKTRNISHMRGLFAHRKGLVLAFTVLAAAIVGVPPLNGFMSKWYLVMASVEKGNLLAALSLVFGTVISASYYLRVLHAFYAPGDGPKKYKDPRCPLAVAVVLSGCCVVLGLLPFFYPIGDIFAEVGAKALDVKNYVAAVLLQ, from the coding sequence ATGACTCTCGTCTTGGCAGTTGTATTTCCTCTGTCATGTGCCTTCTTGATCCCTCTTTTGCACCTTTATGGGGGTGCGCTTTTGCGCAAATTCTTGCCCGTAATGGGACTTGGAACTTTGGCCTTGACTTTAGCTGCTGCATTGTCAGGTTTCAATGACTACGCCCTTTCCTTTTTTGGGGGGTGGCCAGCAAGGTTAGGAGTAGTCTTCGTGGTCGACAGCTTGTCGTCGATTTTTCTTATATTGGTTGCCTTTGGTAGCGGCATTTCATTGTTGTATTCCTACGATCGCATGGGGACGGGGCCTTGGAGGTTCTACGTAATCTTTTTTCTCCTTCAAGCATCGATGAATGGAGTCTTACTCACCGGGGACCTCTTCAACATGTTCGTTTTTTACGAAATATTCTCTCTTACTGCCTATCTTCTTGTATCTTACAGTTTGACATGGCAGGCCGTGGAGGCTGGATTGAAATATCTTGTCATGGGGACCGTCGGTGCATTTTTCATACTTTTAGGAGCAGCATATGCCTTCATAGCAAACAAGACATTGAACATGGCCGCTTTGGCTGTATCCTTGCCCCAGATCCCTAAGGCGACGCTCGTAGTTATAGCTGCCTGCATGGTGGTGGGGCTTTCGTTGAAGGCGGGGGCTTTCCCCTTTCACTTTTGGCTTCCTGACGCCCACTCTTCAGCTCTAACTGCCGTCAGTGCACTCCTTTCAGGGGTAGTCATCAAAGTGTCCGTATATGCTCTCATTCGGATTTCCCTTTTGTTCTTTGGGGATCCCTTGCCTACAGTCTTCGATGTCATAACGGCCCTCGGAGTTATTTCCCTGTTGGGCGGGCACCTCATGGCTTTCAAACAGCAGGATATAAAGAGGCTTCTGGCTTACTCAACTGTCGCTCAGATAGGCTACATAATGATAGGCGCAGGTATGGGCACGGCCATGGGAATAGGAGCGGCTTTGTTCCATTCTGTAAATCACATGCTCATGAAATCGGGGTTGTTCATGACCGCAGGGCACCTTGCAGAGGAGATGAAGACTCGTAATATATCCCACATGAGGGGGCTTTTCGCCCATCGCAAGGGATTAGTTTTGGCCTTCACCGTCCTGGCTGCTGCTATAGTTGGGGTGCCGCCTCTTAACGGATTTATGAGTAAGTGGTACCTGGTAATGGCATCGGTTGAGAAAGGAAACCTCTTGGCTGCCCTGTCGTTGGTGTTTGGGACAGTCATTTCCGCCTCTTATTATCTTCGAGTCCTGCATGCGTTTTATGCCCCTGGAGATGGGCCTAAAAAATACAAGGACCCAAGGTGTCCCTTGGCGGTAGCTGTGGTTCTTTCGGGGTGCTGTGTGGTTTTGGGGTTACTTCCCTTTTTTTACCCTATTGGGGATATCTTTGCTGAAGTTGGGGCTAAGGCCCTTGATGTCAAAAACTACGTAGCCGCAGTTTTGTTGCAGTGA
- a CDS encoding NADH/Ubiquinone/plastoquinone (complex I) (PFAM: NADH-Ubiquinone/plastoquinone (complex I), various chains~COGs: COG0651 Formate hydrogenlyase subunit 3/Multisubunit Na+/H+ antiporter MnhD subunit~InterPro IPR001750: IPR003916~KEGG: hwa:HQ1682A putative monovalent cation/H+ antiporter subunit D~PFAM: NADH/Ubiquinone/plastoquinone (complex I)~SPTR: NADH dehydrogenase), with translation MAFGDPMSLFFAVSSTVLSVAVLFYNEWYFEGKERRTFNFLTVGCWVASIGALFAQDWLVFVVFVEVVSLILWRMISFTDTKAALIYLLAQLGAAGLILIGAAGASLEAGTMAVGPVPSEWRWFVLVGLGVKTAFPGVHFWLPKAHSAAPTPASALLSGFAVKLGIYGIARLGTFASSPELLIIGSVMAIFGVLKALMQHDAKRLLAYHTVSQLGYMVAALGVGTLLGLAGALYHALAHALFKGLLFLSVGRLEKFYGTKDLRLLRGSAAWDMPYTFVLFIVGALAISGFPGMSGFASKVMIKEALKEQGMYPVYWVLQAAGVGTVISFCKLGYYGFLSGGKKGAIVGRKEGLAYSRGSFGFLGMVILAAGTVFLGFDPEVTSGFLKISMPGFFGWDNVFSSLLVVSLGVGIFYLVKDFLSSGFRGSVVLDGLWKKIQHVPLAVHFVIVKMHSGRLRFYLTVVVFATLAILLYLAKHWR, from the coding sequence ATGGCCTTTGGCGACCCTATGAGCCTGTTCTTTGCTGTCTCTTCAACAGTTCTTTCTGTGGCGGTGCTTTTTTATAACGAATGGTATTTTGAGGGGAAAGAAAGGAGAACCTTTAACTTTCTGACTGTTGGGTGCTGGGTTGCCTCCATAGGGGCTCTTTTCGCACAGGATTGGTTGGTGTTCGTGGTGTTCGTGGAGGTGGTCTCCTTGATCCTGTGGCGAATGATCTCCTTTACGGACACAAAGGCGGCCCTTATTTACCTGCTGGCTCAGCTTGGGGCAGCGGGACTCATTCTCATAGGCGCAGCAGGGGCATCATTGGAAGCAGGAACGATGGCGGTGGGGCCGGTACCATCTGAATGGAGATGGTTTGTTTTGGTTGGGTTGGGGGTCAAGACCGCCTTTCCTGGAGTCCATTTTTGGCTGCCAAAAGCCCACAGTGCGGCGCCTACGCCAGCTAGCGCCTTACTTTCTGGATTTGCCGTCAAGCTCGGCATATATGGTATTGCCAGGCTAGGGACCTTCGCCAGCTCTCCGGAGCTTTTGATAATAGGTTCGGTCATGGCCATATTTGGGGTTTTAAAGGCCCTGATGCAGCATGACGCAAAGAGGCTTTTGGCTTACCACACAGTGAGCCAACTAGGCTACATGGTCGCAGCTCTTGGAGTAGGTACACTGCTGGGGCTTGCCGGTGCCCTTTATCATGCCCTGGCCCATGCATTGTTCAAGGGGTTACTTTTTTTGTCCGTGGGGCGCCTGGAAAAATTCTACGGCACCAAGGATCTTCGGCTTTTAAGGGGTAGTGCTGCCTGGGATATGCCTTACACCTTTGTCCTGTTTATTGTTGGAGCGCTGGCAATATCCGGTTTCCCTGGTATGAGCGGTTTTGCCAGCAAGGTAATGATAAAGGAAGCACTCAAGGAACAGGGGATGTATCCTGTCTATTGGGTCTTGCAGGCAGCGGGCGTCGGAACTGTAATATCCTTTTGTAAGCTGGGCTACTATGGTTTTTTGAGCGGAGGGAAAAAAGGCGCAATAGTTGGGAGAAAAGAAGGGTTAGCTTATTCTCGTGGCTCTTTTGGATTTTTGGGAATGGTCATACTGGCTGCTGGCACGGTATTTTTGGGCTTTGATCCTGAGGTTACAAGTGGCTTTCTAAAAATTTCAATGCCCGGTTTCTTTGGGTGGGACAACGTTTTTTCTTCGCTTTTAGTGGTGTCCTTGGGGGTGGGGATATTTTATCTTGTCAAGGACTTTCTCTCATCTGGATTTCGGGGGAGCGTTGTCTTGGATGGTTTGTGGAAGAAGATACAGCATGTTCCCCTTGCCGTTCATTTTGTCATAGTGAAGATGCACTCTGGAAGGTTGCGATTCTACCTGACTGTGGTCGTGTTTGCTACCTTGGCCATTTTGTTGTACTTGGCCAAGCACTGGCGTTGA
- a CDS encoding Lysine exporter protein (LYSE/YGGA) (PFAM: LysE type translocator~InterPro IPR001123~KEGG: cli:Clim_1754 lysine exporter protein (LysE/YggA)~PFAM: Lysine exporter protein (LYSE/YGGA)~SPTR: Lysine exporter protein (LYSE/YGGA)), whose translation MFDTIELVGDKLEAIKIFKNGLLTGLILQVAIGPVFFFVVSLVLQAGAFAGLAAVAAVTMVDYLYITLAILGVGKLLEKDKFKRIFGLVSSVVLILFGLSIAASGGGVGFSSNLVPGKWGLISSFASAFILTISSPLTIVFFTGLFAAKALEHDYKKRELWIFGLSAGSATFLFLGTSVVLFSMFAGSVPASLVKVLNLIVGALLVFYGLVRGVKIFRCIALDSCKK comes from the coding sequence GTGTTTGATACAATTGAATTGGTTGGTGATAAGTTGGAGGCCATCAAGATATTTAAGAACGGGTTGCTTACGGGGCTGATACTCCAGGTTGCCATAGGTCCAGTGTTCTTCTTTGTTGTGAGTTTGGTTTTACAGGCTGGGGCCTTTGCTGGTCTGGCAGCTGTGGCGGCAGTAACGATGGTGGATTATCTTTACATAACCCTCGCTATATTGGGGGTGGGCAAGCTCCTTGAAAAGGACAAATTCAAAAGGATTTTTGGCCTTGTAAGCTCTGTCGTTTTGATTTTGTTCGGGTTGTCAATCGCAGCGAGTGGAGGCGGGGTGGGCTTTTCATCAAACCTTGTTCCTGGCAAGTGGGGCTTGATTTCCAGCTTTGCGTCGGCATTCATTTTGACCATCTCGAGTCCCCTCACCATCGTGTTCTTCACAGGGTTGTTTGCAGCCAAGGCCTTAGAGCATGATTATAAGAAGAGAGAACTTTGGATCTTTGGACTTTCTGCAGGAAGCGCCACGTTCTTGTTTTTGGGTACTTCAGTGGTTCTTTTTTCTATGTTTGCAGGCAGTGTGCCTGCTTCGCTCGTAAAGGTTCTTAATCTAATCGTGGGTGCCCTTCTTGTTTTCTATGGTTTGGTTAGGGGGGTTAAGATATTTAGATGTATAGCTTTAGATAGCTGCAAAAAGTGA
- a CDS encoding Substrate-binding region of ABC-type glycine betaine transport system (PFAM: Substrate binding domain of ABC-type glycine betaine transport system~COGs: COG1732 Periplasmic glycine betaine/choline-binding (lipo)protein of an ABC-type transport system (osmoprotectant binding protein)~InterPro IPR007210~KEGG: yen:YE2865 putative substrate-binding transport protein~PFAM: Substrate-binding region of ABC-type glycine betaine transport system~SPTR: Substrate-binding region of ABC-type glycine betaine transport system): MRVKNKRIFKAFGAVLMALIVASFLWVGPQSVEAAEKERPIVVGSKIDTEGALLGNMIVVFLRAKGFKVVDRAQTGTTKVVREALISGEIDVYPEYTGNGYFFFSGKTDASIWKDFEKGWETIRDLDKKAHNLVWLRPAPANNTWAIAMRRDDAEKANIRTLEDLASYLKSGGYFKIAASEEFVSSEAALPAFEAGYGFRLSNEQIVVLSGGNTALTEKAAATRQDGVNAAMAYGTDGQLAALNLVVLEDTKHIQPVYAPAPVVRQEVLDIYPELKPLLEDLFATLDLETLQTLNGKIAVDGQDPKKVAQEYLKAKGFLN; this comes from the coding sequence GTGAGAGTAAAAAATAAGAGGATCTTTAAAGCTTTTGGGGCCGTTTTAATGGCTTTGATAGTAGCCTCGTTTCTTTGGGTAGGTCCCCAATCTGTCGAAGCTGCCGAAAAGGAAAGGCCTATAGTTGTGGGCTCAAAGATAGATACGGAAGGGGCTCTTTTGGGGAACATGATAGTAGTCTTTTTGAGGGCTAAAGGGTTTAAAGTGGTTGACAGGGCTCAGACTGGGACGACCAAGGTTGTTAGGGAGGCTTTGATATCAGGAGAGATTGATGTGTATCCCGAATACACTGGCAACGGTTATTTCTTCTTCTCTGGGAAAACCGATGCCTCCATCTGGAAGGATTTTGAAAAAGGATGGGAGACGATAAGGGACCTGGACAAAAAAGCCCACAACTTAGTGTGGCTCCGACCAGCGCCGGCCAACAACACCTGGGCGATAGCCATGAGAAGGGACGATGCCGAGAAGGCCAATATCAGGACATTGGAGGACTTGGCTTCATACCTTAAATCTGGGGGGTACTTCAAGATAGCGGCAAGCGAAGAGTTCGTCTCTAGCGAAGCTGCTCTTCCGGCTTTTGAAGCAGGGTATGGCTTCAGACTATCCAATGAACAGATAGTGGTGTTGTCTGGGGGGAACACGGCGCTTACGGAAAAGGCTGCAGCTACCAGGCAGGATGGAGTCAATGCGGCCATGGCCTATGGCACTGATGGGCAACTTGCCGCTTTAAACCTAGTGGTGCTTGAGGACACTAAGCACATTCAGCCCGTGTATGCCCCGGCCCCTGTGGTGCGCCAGGAAGTGTTGGATATATATCCAGAGTTGAAACCTCTGTTGGAAGATTTGTTCGCAACGTTGGACCTGGAAACCCTCCAGACCCTGAACGGTAAGATAGCGGTAGATGGCCAGGATCCGAAAAAGGTGGCCCAGGAATATTTGAAGGCAAAGGGATTTTTGAATTAG
- a CDS encoding binding-protein-dependent transport systems inner membrane component (PFAM: Binding-protein-dependent transport system inner membrane component~COGs: COG1174 ABC-type proline/glycine betaine transport systems permease component~InterPro IPR000515~KEGG: yen:YE2864 putative ABC transport integral membrane subunit~PFAM: binding-protein-dependent transport systems inner membrane component~SPTR: Binding-protein-dependent transport systems inner membrane component): MNKGNDGKGVLRLAFFISVLAVFFPLYLVRENRVAEGVLYGLTGLPEKGCILFVLLPIFLHGIALFCPSCEARKKISIAFSFLGAISLILFLSGLSSYYGANGPESVRIAPGPGFLLMAFSLLVPVLGFEIPPGIASLGIGILVLVSWFLIATGRLDALGVLKEALNRQDRLVAEIVNHVRISSSAVLIASFLGIPAAFLISKGSKARKAFLGLMNVLQTIPSIALFGLLIAPLAALSRSFPLLREMGIRGIGDAPAIIALSIYALYPILRNTLAGIEGVSPSVLDSGEAMGMSRREMLRIIIIPLTLPFIVHGVRLAMIQSIANATLGKLIGAGGLGVFVFEGLGQYSVDMVVLGIIFLALLTIGADALFRIVGYAVVPKALRKQYYSEDRSS, from the coding sequence ATGAACAAGGGAAATGACGGCAAAGGCGTGTTGCGCCTAGCCTTCTTTATATCCGTTTTGGCAGTTTTTTTTCCTCTTTATCTTGTTAGGGAAAACAGGGTAGCTGAGGGAGTCCTGTATGGTCTTACAGGACTCCCTGAAAAGGGGTGTATCCTTTTTGTTCTGTTGCCCATCTTTCTTCATGGGATTGCTTTGTTCTGCCCTTCTTGCGAGGCCAGGAAAAAGATTTCTATAGCTTTTTCTTTTTTGGGTGCCATCTCTCTGATACTGTTCCTCTCTGGATTGAGCTCCTACTATGGCGCAAACGGTCCAGAATCCGTAAGGATCGCTCCAGGTCCTGGTTTTTTGCTGATGGCGTTTTCTTTATTGGTGCCTGTGTTGGGTTTTGAGATACCTCCAGGAATTGCCTCATTGGGGATTGGAATTCTTGTATTGGTGTCGTGGTTTTTGATAGCCACGGGGCGTTTGGATGCCCTTGGGGTTCTCAAAGAGGCATTGAACAGGCAGGACCGCTTAGTCGCAGAGATTGTAAACCACGTTCGCATATCTTCCAGCGCTGTCTTGATAGCAAGTTTTCTGGGGATACCCGCAGCGTTTTTGATCTCTAAGGGTAGCAAGGCCAGGAAGGCCTTTCTTGGCCTGATGAACGTGCTGCAGACTATTCCTAGTATAGCCCTTTTTGGTTTGCTCATTGCTCCCTTGGCGGCTTTGAGCAGGTCTTTCCCCCTTTTGAGGGAGATGGGAATAAGAGGTATAGGGGATGCGCCGGCCATAATAGCCTTGTCTATTTATGCCCTCTATCCCATCCTGAGGAATACGTTGGCTGGTATAGAGGGGGTTTCGCCGTCTGTTTTGGACTCTGGCGAGGCCATGGGAATGAGCAGACGGGAGATGTTGAGGATAATAATAATTCCCCTGACCTTACCTTTCATAGTCCATGGAGTGCGACTTGCCATGATACAATCCATAGCCAATGCAACCTTGGGCAAACTGATAGGTGCTGGAGGTTTGGGGGTATTCGTTTTTGAGGGCTTAGGACAATATTCGGTGGACATGGTGGTGCTTGGAATAATATTCTTAGCTCTTTTGACTATAGGGGCAGATGCGTTGTTTCGCATTGTAGGATACGCGGTGGTCCCTAAGGCCCTTAGAAAACAGTATTATTCAGAAGACAGGAGCAGTTAG